The genomic interval CCCCTCTGGGCGTAAACCCGTGAAAACCTATCGCTTGGGGTTTTCATCGGCTCACCAGACGAAATTACGGAGTTTTATCCGAGAAACAGCCCGGCGGGGGCGCCAGATTTACTGGGTTTGCCCTCTGATTGAGGAAAGCGAAAAGCTAGACGTCACCGCGGCGTACATCCGCTTCCAGAACCTGAAAGAAGAACTGTCCGAGTTGCGTATCGCCCTGATTCATGGACAGTTGCCTGCCGACGAAAAGGAGACCATCATGACGGCCTTCGCGGCGGGCGAAATTGATATTCTGGTGGCTACCTCCGTCATCGAGGTGGGGGTTGATGTGCCTAACGCCACCGTCATGGTCATTGAGGACGCCACTCGTTTCGGCGTCGCGCAGTTGCATCAACTTCGTGGTAGGGTCGGCAGAGGCGATGAGGAAAGCCATTGTATCCTTTTGGCCGGAAAATCCACGCCTCAGGGCACGGCGCGGCTAGACGCCATGATTTCCACCTCCGACGGTTTCAAGATCGCGGAGATGGATCTTCTCCAACGGGGACCCGGCGAAATTTGCGGCGTCCGCCAGCACGGCGTCACCGATTTTCGCGTGGCCGACTTGGTTCGCGACCATAAGCTCTTGGAAATCGCCAGAAAGGAAGCGGCCATTCTAGTGGAAGCGGATCCTGAATTGAAAAACGCGCGACCTCTGGCGGAAGCACTGATGTCTCGGCTGGGCGCGGCCTTAGATTTGGCGGGAACGGCTTGAAAGATATGCCAATATGCTAATAAAGAAGCCAATAAAGAATATGTTAAGATAAATAATCAATCGTAAATAATCAATCAATGACACAAAGTAACGACACAAAGTAATGACACAAAGTGTAGAGAGAATGGGGAGAAGGCCCATGAACCACATCGGAGCGGTGACGTTACAGGGGATGGAAGCTATTCCCGTAGAGGTAGAGGTCGAGATCACAGGAGGGCTTTTTTCCATATCGATCGTGGGGTTGCCCGACATTGCGGTGAAAGAGTCGAGAGAACGAGTTCGTGCCGCTTTGAGAGCGGTGGGGTTGCCCCTAAAGGGGCGGGTGGCGGTCAACCTGGCTCCAGCCGATCTTCCCAAAGAGGGCGCGTTGCTGGATCTGCCCATTGCTCTGGGTATGATGTGCAGCGCGGGACTTTTGAAATTGGACAAACCGGCTTTGTACATGGGGGAACTAGCGTTGGACGGACGGTTGCGCCGCGTCCGAGGTGCTGTTCCCGCCGCGTTTCTGGCTCGCGCCCAAGGTATTCCCCTTTATGTTCCCAGAGAAAACGCGGACGAGGTGGGGCTGGTAAAAGGCGTGGAAGCTTATGCCGTGGGGGACCTGATGGAGCTGATCTCCATCTTGAAAGGGGAGTCCCAGGTAGAGCCCGTAATCCAGTCGCCCTCCCCTGATGACGTGGTGGTGGTGGACCCCGATTTCAGCGACATCAAGGGACAGGTCGCCGCCCGCCGTGCCGCCGAAGTAGCCGCGGCGGGGCACCACAACATCTTGCTGGTGGGCTCTCCGGGCAGCGGAAAAACCTTGATCGCCCGGGCTTTGAACGGGATTTTGCCCCCTTTGAACGATGAGGAGCTGATCGAAACCCTGCTGGTTCGTAGCACGTTGGGTCTCCTCCCTGAGCCGGGACGGAGACGGCCTTTTCGGACGGTGCACTTCACCGCCAGCACCGTCTCCATCTGCGGCGGAGGGTCGTCCCTCCGGCCGGGAGAGGTATCTCTTGCCCACCGAGGAGTTCTCTTCCTCGATGAATTTACGGAATTTAGAAGAGATTTGACCGAAAGCCTGCGGGCTCCGCTAGAGGACGGTCAAGTAGTGGTGAGCCGCGCGGCAGGAACGGTGACGTATCCGTCGCGGGTGCTTTTGGTGCTGGCGGCGAACCCTTGCGCTTGCGGACACTTGGGCGACTCGGTGGAAAAATGTATCTGTTCATCGGTGGAACTAAGTCGTTACAAGCGCAGGTTGTCGGGCCCCATTCTGGACCGCATCGATCTACAAATTTCCGTGCCTCGCCTTCTGCCGGAAGAACTTTTATCGTTTTCAGGCAACGCCGAGAGCAGCGAAACCATCCGTCGGCGCGTCTGCAAGGCGAGAACTTTGCAGCAAGAGCGTTGGGAGCCTTACGGTTTTTCCTGCAACGCGGAGCTGCCTGAGAAGATCGTGCGCCGCCATTTGGAGCTCTCGACCGAGACGCGAGATTTTCTCGCGGGCATGGCAAGCAAGTTACGATTGTCGGGACGGGGCATCAGCCGTGTGCTAAAAGTCGCGCGTACCATCGCGGACCTGGCTGACGAACCTCATCTCCAAATCCACCATTTGGCGGAGTCTTTGATGTACCGCCGAGGGGCGGTAACAGAATAGCCAACAATCCAAGCAAAAATCAACGGGACGACGTTCGGGTTCTTTTTTGACATTTTGACATAAGGATTGAACCTTGAAAACTGGATATATGCGCTTATTCAATATGTATCAAATCAAATCACCGCTATAGGTGATTATACTGTCATATTCGTCTAAGGGCGATGTCAACAGCCTTGTCACCCTGATGTACTCCACTACATCTTTCATTTACATCTTTCATTTACATTTCATTAGCGCGATGCCTTCGGGTGTGCTACCGGGAAGCGGGCAAAACTCCATCGAATTTTGCCCGCCAAATGTCCGGTGTTCTGTTGCTCCGGGGCGCTGAGGGAGCGATAAAACCATACCTCCGCGTCCCAGATACTACTTACTCTGCCAGCTTTTCTGTGATCGTTTTTTAGTCGCGCTTCGCCCAGACCATCATGCTGACTAAGCCTAAGGCCAACAGGGCGGTCATACCCGCACCCGTGCTACACCCGCCGCTGGGACTGCCGCGAGTAGGCATCTCGTCGTCTGGATCGTCGGTGCCGGGGTCATCAGTGCCAGGATCGTCGGTTGCGGCAATGTAAGTGACCGCGTAGACTGAGAGATGATTCGTCGTGAAGGTGGCCAGGCCCCTCTCGTACTTCACTCCTGTCTGCGGCTGAGTAGTTCCGTCTTCGGCGACGTGAATGACCCCGACTCTGCTATCGACTTCGTTCGTTTTCCGCGTGTAGGGCAGGCCGATGGTCAATTTGCCGGTAGTCTCGAAATCCTCCAGCTTCGCGTTGTTGACAAACAGGGAAACGTCGTAGACTTCGCGCACAGTGTCGCCGCTCAACGTCTCTTGCTGCGCCTCGGTCAGTTCCTCCAGCCGCGCTTCGTCCTCTTTGGCGATGACGACTTCGACCGTGGCGGCATCCTCGCCTTGCGCTTTCT from Synergistaceae bacterium carries:
- a CDS encoding YifB family Mg chelatase-like AAA ATPase is translated as MNHIGAVTLQGMEAIPVEVEVEITGGLFSISIVGLPDIAVKESRERVRAALRAVGLPLKGRVAVNLAPADLPKEGALLDLPIALGMMCSAGLLKLDKPALYMGELALDGRLRRVRGAVPAAFLARAQGIPLYVPRENADEVGLVKGVEAYAVGDLMELISILKGESQVEPVIQSPSPDDVVVVDPDFSDIKGQVAARRAAEVAAAGHHNILLVGSPGSGKTLIARALNGILPPLNDEELIETLLVRSTLGLLPEPGRRRPFRTVHFTASTVSICGGGSSLRPGEVSLAHRGVLFLDEFTEFRRDLTESLRAPLEDGQVVVSRAAGTVTYPSRVLLVLAANPCACGHLGDSVEKCICSSVELSRYKRRLSGPILDRIDLQISVPRLLPEELLSFSGNAESSETIRRRVCKARTLQQERWEPYGFSCNAELPEKIVRRHLELSTETRDFLAGMASKLRLSGRGISRVLKVARTIADLADEPHLQIHHLAESLMYRRGAVTE